In Triticum urartu cultivar G1812 chromosome 6, Tu2.1, whole genome shotgun sequence, the following proteins share a genomic window:
- the LOC125512620 gene encoding lysM domain-containing GPI-anchored protein LYP6-like: MLPLLRFSLAESRAAQFTSVVSELHGPRKEASGISRERTTMGLSAIFAAAVMVAIVVVASEAKTTIEPCSGSDSCPALLGYTLYADMKVSEVAALFATDPAALLAANALDFAAPGAAHRILPMGLFLRVPTRCACADGVRKSVAVRYAARPADTLATVADVVFAGLASADQIRGANGLADADADAPLDAGQRLVVPLPCVCFNSTDSNLPAVYLSYVVQVGDTVPAVAAAYETTVTDVMNVNAMGSPVAAPGDILAIPLPACASSFPKTASDHGLLVANGTYALTAGNCVQCSCGPGNLNLYCTPASLSGSCPSTQCSNSNVLLGNASTHATNAGCNVSSCSYGGFVNGTITTLLDTGLQPTCPGPHQVPLLTDPPTTVNRDYSTSLAPLSAPVPAEAGGVMAEPPPKSSEHGGSFTLPKVSPTHGPAGSVSKAPPPPMSKPQRILSGFILCLLLQHFHV; the protein is encoded by the exons ATGCTGCCACTACTACGCTTCTCTCTCGCAGAGTCACGAGCCGCACAGTTCACCTCAGTCGTCAGTGAGCTCCACGGCCCGAGGAAGGAAGCAAGCGGCATCTCTCGGGAACGAACGACGATGGGGCTGTCTGCCATCTTCGCCGCGGCCGTGATGGTCGCGATCGTCGTGGTGGCGTCGGAGGCGAAGACGACGATCGAGCCGTGCTCGGGGTCGGACTCCTGCCCGGCGCTGCTGGGCTACACGCTCTACGCCGACATGAAGGTCTCCGAGGTGGCCGCGCTCTTCGCCACCGACCCGGCCGCGCTCCTCGCCGCCAACGCGCTCGACTTCGCCGCCCCGGGCGCCGCGCACCGCATCCTGCCCATGGGCCTCTTCCTCCGCGTGCCCACGCGCTGCGCCTGCGCCGACGGCGTCCGCAAGTCCGTCGCCGTCCGCTACGCCGCGCGCCCCGCCGACACGCTCGCCACCGTCGCCGACGTCGTCTTCGCGGGGCTCGCCTCCGCCGACCAGATCCGCGGCGCCAACGGCCtcgccgacgccgacgccgacgcgCCGCTCGATGCGGGCCAGCGGCTCGTCGTGCCGCTCCCCTGCGTCTGCTTCAACTCCACCGACAGCAACCTCCCCGCCGTGTACCTCTCCTACGTGGTGCAGGTCGGGGACACCGTGCCCGCCGTCGCGGCCGCCTACGAGACCACCGTCACGGACGTCATGAACGTCAACGCCATGGGCAGCCCCGTCGCCGCGCCGGGCGACATCCTCGCCATCCCATTGCCAG CATGTGCATCATCATTTCCAAAGACTGCTTCAGACCATGGACTGCTGGTGGCAAATGGAACCTATGCACTTACCGCAGGCAACTGTGTGCAGTGCAGCTGTGGGCCGGGCAATCTAAA TTTATATTGCACACCGGCTTCATTGTCAGGATCATGCCCGAGCACGCAGTGCAGTAACAGCAATGTGCTGCTCGGCAACGCGAGCACCCACGCCACAAATGCAGGCTGCAATGTCTCTTCATGCAGCTATGGAGGTTTTGTCAATGGGACTATTACAACACT GCTGGACACTGGTCTTCAACCGACATGCCCAG GACCGCACCAAGTTCCTCTGCTCACAGACCCACCGACGACGGTGAACCGCGACTACTCGACCTCTCTTGCCCCGCTATCCGCGCCCGTGCCCGCAGAAGCGGGCGGCGTCATGGCGGAGCCCCCGCCGAAGTCGTCGGAGCACGGAGGGTCCTTCACGCTCCCCAAGGTTTCTCCGACGCATGGCCCCGCCGGAAGCGTCTCAAAGGCACCACCGCCTCCGATGAGCAAACCGCAGCGAATCCTATCCGGGTTCATCTTGTGCCTTCTTCTCCAGCACTTCCATGTGTGA